The proteins below come from a single Chryseobacterium nepalense genomic window:
- a CDS encoding N-acetylmuramoyl-L-alanine amidase family protein, whose protein sequence is MHKVNFKIILSFLLLLSINFIFSQKKFTIVLDAGHGGNDHGANRTYEDIGRIAEKDITLAITLKVGAMLEKNKDFKIIYTRKIDEYPSLSDRTNLANRSKADLFISIHCNSSKKPTAYGTETFVQGPDQNDTNLEVAKRENDVIFLDEKDKQTFGSYDPSSPESLIALKLQQSKYLESSLLLGGLVEDNFVNKDKRSSRGVFQKNLHVLRMNAMPSVLIETGFINHPEESHYLASDKGQDEIAESIYRAVIDYKKAVDRKSGYAASTKKPEPEKPVEVALKNDFRILLLSSPTKYNDGDPALKGLNYILPIKENGQYKYYYGVTNLASVRDINIKTAKDAGFRNAYAVGFMPNQKLNTGYYTIEVYAGDKLNGNSFILQNLKDVERNKENGVFYYTYGKAQTLEDAVKLQKDLENKGIKNTVIQKVAK, encoded by the coding sequence ATGCACAAAGTAAATTTTAAAATAATTTTATCATTTCTCCTTCTTCTTTCGATCAACTTTATTTTTTCGCAAAAGAAATTCACCATTGTTCTGGATGCAGGACATGGGGGAAATGACCATGGGGCTAACAGAACTTATGAAGATATAGGCAGGATTGCTGAAAAAGACATCACGCTTGCCATTACCTTAAAAGTTGGAGCAATGCTCGAAAAAAATAAAGATTTCAAAATAATTTATACCCGAAAAATAGACGAATACCCTTCATTGTCGGACAGAACCAACCTTGCCAACAGAAGCAAAGCGGATCTTTTTATTTCAATACATTGCAACTCTTCCAAAAAGCCTACCGCCTACGGAACGGAAACTTTTGTACAGGGGCCGGACCAGAATGACACTAATCTTGAAGTTGCCAAAAGGGAAAACGACGTGATATTTCTTGACGAAAAAGACAAACAGACCTTCGGTTCTTATGATCCGAGTTCACCGGAATCCCTGATTGCACTGAAACTTCAGCAAAGCAAATATCTGGAATCCAGCTTGCTTCTGGGCGGCCTTGTGGAAGACAACTTTGTTAATAAAGACAAAAGAAGCTCTCGTGGTGTTTTCCAGAAAAACCTGCACGTTCTTCGTATGAATGCGATGCCTTCCGTTCTTATTGAGACTGGTTTTATCAACCATCCCGAAGAAAGCCATTACCTTGCTTCAGATAAAGGACAGGATGAAATTGCAGAAAGTATTTACAGAGCGGTTATTGATTACAAAAAAGCGGTAGACCGTAAATCAGGATATGCTGCATCAACGAAAAAACCGGAACCGGAAAAACCTGTGGAAGTTGCCCTGAAAAATGACTTCAGAATTTTACTTCTAAGCTCTCCAACAAAATACAACGACGGAGACCCTGCATTAAAAGGATTAAACTACATTCTTCCCATTAAGGAAAACGGACAGTATAAATACTATTACGGTGTCACAAATCTGGCTTCTGTGCGGGATATTAATATCAAAACAGCTAAAGATGCGGGATTCCGAAATGCATATGCGGTAGGTTTTATGCCGAATCAGAAGCTGAATACAGGATACTATACAATTGAAGTGTATGCAGGTGATAAACTGAACGGAAATTCATTTATCCTGCAAAACCTGAAGGACGTAGAACGAAATAAGGAAAACGGTGTTTTCTACTATACGTATGGAAAAGCACAGACACTGGAAGATGCAGTAAAACTCCAGAAAGATCTTGAAAATAAAGGCATTAAGAATACGGTCATCCAAAAAGTAGCTAAATAA
- a CDS encoding transporter: MKEIFLTLGLTAGFFSQAKEIHDSVLILKELSPIFFNDCDACGCAAGNGSSGFESLLNPQFIGVKYFAQHYRAKENLFVNDLTQDQYFNTLQLWGKIPVAKNISVYASIPFQFHNKKTLQGDIRIDGIGDANVMGIYQLLNSKDSSHQLNGGLGLKIPIGRFDEKGITGVNPSFQLGTGSWDYQMVLNYKFQKDKLAVLLNTDYTLKTENNKHYRFGNQWNYAAAGFYRLWKNENSILSGKFGMQGEVYDWNRQFGEIMPKTAGSALYGKLGFEASYKKFSLGSEVMLPAYTNLAGGDIEAKSRFSIFLNVGI; the protein is encoded by the coding sequence ATGAAGGAGATATTTTTAACATTGGGTTTAACCGCAGGCTTTTTTAGCCAGGCAAAAGAAATCCATGATAGTGTATTGATTCTTAAAGAGCTCAGCCCAATTTTTTTTAATGATTGTGATGCGTGTGGCTGTGCCGCAGGAAATGGATCTTCCGGCTTTGAATCTTTACTGAATCCTCAGTTCATCGGGGTTAAATATTTTGCACAGCATTACAGAGCGAAAGAAAATTTATTCGTCAATGATCTTACGCAGGATCAGTATTTCAATACGCTTCAGCTTTGGGGGAAAATTCCGGTTGCTAAAAACATAAGTGTGTATGCAAGTATTCCTTTTCAGTTTCATAACAAAAAAACGTTACAGGGAGATATCAGAATTGATGGAATAGGAGATGCAAATGTGATGGGAATTTATCAGCTACTCAATTCCAAAGATTCTTCCCACCAGCTAAACGGAGGTTTGGGTTTGAAAATTCCAATTGGAAGATTTGATGAAAAAGGAATTACAGGCGTAAATCCGAGTTTTCAACTGGGAACGGGAAGCTGGGATTATCAAATGGTTCTGAATTATAAATTTCAGAAAGATAAACTGGCGGTGCTGCTGAACACAGATTATACTTTGAAAACTGAAAATAATAAACATTACCGTTTCGGAAACCAATGGAATTATGCGGCGGCAGGATTTTACAGGCTCTGGAAAAATGAAAACAGTATTCTTTCCGGAAAATTCGGAATGCAGGGTGAAGTTTACGACTGGAATAGGCAATTTGGAGAAATAATGCCCAAAACCGCGGGAAGTGCTTTGTACGGAAAGCTTGGTTTTGAAGCTTCATATAAAAAATTCAGTTTGGGCAGTGAAGTGATGCTTCCTGCTTACACCAATCTTGCCGGAGGCGACATTGAAGCAAAATCAAGGTTCAGTATCTTTCTGAATGTTGGGATTTAA
- a CDS encoding cytochrome-c peroxidase, producing MFTMISFLRPSKRGRSGSLLILLFFTAFVLISCTGNEVIEPLPKDEAYRLDKSSGFPEMTFDSTGNPITVNGVALGKKLFYEGKLSRNNTISCGFCHIQENAFTHHGHNISHGIDDRLGMRNAPPIQNMAFLKNYTWDGVSHNLDERSLVPITTDFEMDSSLPEAVAKLNADANYKKMFKAAFGDENITGEKILKAISQFMATMISADSKYDRMKKGNAVFTADENQGMALFQNKCAACHSGDLFTDESYRNTGMYYNSQFNDRGRYRVTLDWNDNMKFRVPSLRNVEYTAPYMHDGRFYSLDAVMNFYSENVENQPNLDPLLKQNGHIGIPMTSLEKQNIITFLKTLSDKNFITNPKFAE from the coding sequence ATGTTCACAATGATTAGTTTTTTAAGACCCTCCAAAAGAGGTCGTTCCGGCTCTCTTTTGATTTTACTGTTTTTTACAGCTTTTGTGTTGATATCATGCACGGGCAATGAGGTTATTGAGCCTTTGCCTAAAGATGAAGCTTATCGTCTCGACAAATCATCCGGTTTTCCTGAAATGACTTTCGATAGCACAGGAAACCCAATCACAGTAAATGGAGTTGCATTAGGAAAAAAGCTTTTTTATGAAGGAAAATTATCCAGAAACAATACCATCTCATGTGGATTCTGCCATATTCAGGAAAATGCTTTTACCCATCACGGCCACAATATAAGCCACGGAATTGATGATCGGTTGGGAATGCGCAATGCCCCGCCAATCCAAAATATGGCTTTTTTGAAAAATTATACCTGGGACGGAGTGAGCCATAATCTTGATGAAAGATCTTTGGTTCCGATCACCACTGATTTTGAGATGGACAGTTCTCTTCCTGAAGCAGTAGCAAAGCTAAATGCTGATGCGAATTACAAAAAAATGTTTAAGGCAGCATTCGGGGATGAAAATATTACCGGTGAAAAAATTCTCAAAGCCATTTCCCAATTTATGGCAACCATGATTTCTGCCGATTCAAAGTACGACCGGATGAAAAAAGGAAACGCCGTTTTCACTGCTGATGAAAATCAGGGGATGGCTTTGTTTCAGAATAAATGTGCGGCTTGTCATTCAGGAGATCTGTTTACTGATGAAAGCTATCGGAATACGGGGATGTATTACAATTCGCAATTTAATGACAGAGGAAGATATCGTGTAACCCTGGATTGGAATGACAATATGAAATTTCGTGTTCCGAGCTTAAGAAATGTAGAATACACCGCGCCGTATATGCATGACGGACGATTTTACAGCTTAGATGCAGTGATGAATTTCTATTCTGAAAACGTAGAAAATCAACCCAACCTGGATCCGTTGCTGAAACAAAACGGGCACATCGGAATTCCGATGACGTCTTTGGAGAAACAGAACATTATTACTTTTCTAAAAACTTTAAGTGATAAAAATTTTATAACCAACCCCAAATTTGCAGAATAA
- the rpsT gene encoding 30S ribosomal protein S20, translating into MANHKSALKRIRQNEVRRLRNRYYHKTARTAMKVLRNEENKAAATEQLPKVIALLDKLAKKNIIHKNKAANLKSKLTKHVNKLA; encoded by the coding sequence ATGGCAAATCATAAATCAGCATTAAAAAGAATTAGACAAAACGAAGTAAGAAGACTTCGTAACAGATACTACCACAAGACTGCTAGAACAGCAATGAAGGTGTTAAGAAATGAAGAAAACAAAGCTGCTGCTACAGAGCAATTGCCAAAAGTTATCGCTTTGTTGGATAAATTAGCTAAGAAAAATATTATCCACAAAAACAAAGCTGCTAACTTAAAAAGCAAATTAACTAAGCACGTTAATAAACTAGCTTAA